taataccacctacacaaaagtaattcgcagtcttttcctattaaagaacgttggttcatacgccgaattcaaagaaatcatacttcaatcacatgaaaaacttttacaccctggtatacagaaaatgacaaaattatttaaagaaaatcacttctttccaaatagccaactattaattcagaatataataaacgaatgcaacatatgcaatttggccaaaacattttgaacattaaaacatccacttggattaactacaatgataaccaagtattaatcatatcccacatacccatttacctttcactaataagcacaattaaaataattccttacccagactccaacggctatcagctagattacacagacacacaatcatattttgaaaaagaaaataaagtttataataccgaaaataaagaagtaaaaaatgaatgtgtcaccaatattattaaacacttaaatccaatttgtaattttaagccagtacacacgaacgaaataataaaatacatagaaccaaacacaattgtaacctggaacttaacccaaacaattcttaaccaaaattgccaaaattcaattaataaaataaaaatagaaggaaacaaaatgataagagtaacgcaatgcaaaatagaaatcaataatataattttaagtgaaaatctgttagaaccagaaatagatttgacaccactatacacaccacttaatataacaaaaataaaaattgtaaaacacaacgacattgttgagatgatttcagagaacaatattacactttacatacaaatgatcattgtaataatcgcactaattttgttgtactcatatttaagatatgtatcatttaaaccatttatgatgctgtatgcaaaacttaaaataagaaaaaatcaaaatcaaaacacaccacaacaaacagaaatagaagaaactccatttcccacactatatccatcaatcccagcccaagtataggcttctctttaagggaaggggagtgacgtatttgggtggtccaaaccagccacttccattatttcaaggAAAtcagtaattttccataatgtatcccagctgcgcagcattcgtttatctttggcagcgcagccgttcttgtaaacatcctaaagcctgacctaagcagatttgactgccctctttcaacgctacctaatcttaagaacccaagagcgaggctctcccgaaatacaaatattgttcaaatactgaggcttctcctcaatccaatttgcatttgatttttagtcttaagctgagatccaaagaataaagtcgtgaaactatttctcctaaaaactattttttatttcttggcgttgtccttagtcaactgacgggacattagttcgactcataaataaaacaacaattttactatatatgtacatacagaGACATTTCTGACAGTTATGGGGGAAATTTGTTGTCTGAGGTACTAaaggaaaactgaaaaccaagCGAGTTACTGAAAAGTAAGAGGCTAGATTAGGTTAGGTTTAGTTTAGCATGCACATCCAGAAAATACTGTTAGCTGATAGTGTTTGCTATGTATGTTTGATATATTGTTAATTATGCTTATATATGATATTGTAAATAAACCGTTTGTAAGCTGGTTCCTTGAAGCAAAGCTTTTTTTGGCTGGCAATACATACTTTAGGGCTAAAAGTATACCTATTTGAGGCATTAGTGGTGACTGTACCCGTGGTACAGTTCCCACCTTGTGCGAAACTCTCTTGGGCTGTTATTGCAAGTTGTTAATGAGGAATTAGGGAGGAATATCTACACAAAAAACCAAGGACATTCAACTAAACATATACAAGGGGATGCAGGAGCGGGGAAGGAAGATTTTTTAAGGACATAAGAAGCTTTGCAACTGAAAAACTTACGCGCGTTTGCTTGCCCAGCTTCTTGTTTACCTGGACGCCCACACTGAGCTTCTGGCCCAAGTGGCGGGAGGTCTGCTTGATCAGGATGCAGATCATTTCCGTCTGTAGCTCGGGCATATCCAACGCATGTTGCAGGGCATTCTGGGCGAGCACCACATGGTAGTCGATGCCCGGCTGGTTGACAGCCACCGACATAAACAGCTGAATGCTCTGTGCCGGTATGGGAAACATTCATTGGATTACAATGGCTTCACTTTACGATGGACGCACTCACCTTGAAGAGCTTGATGGCCTCAGGCTGCATGGTTTCCGTGTGCATAGAGGAAAGCGGGGCCGTAATGGTGTCTTTGGTGTGCAGTAGTATGGGATGGCGCCACAGAACACAGTCTACAAATATGGAGGGTTTAAATGTTTTGTGACTGGCATCTTTGCATTCAAAACTTACTAGGATCGCCGTCGGTCTCCATGAGCTTCTGGACAAGCTGTTCGTACTGTGTGCCAGCACTTGGGCCGCCGCCAGAAACGACAGTTAGGTGATAGAGCCAGTTATCTCGCTCCGGTTTGCCGGAAAGGATCAGGTAAGTTGGTCCCTGGTGCGCTGGATAGATGGCAACTGTGAGTCTAGCCTGATCTTGTGCGGCGTCCTCTCGCTCCTCGGAATCAGAGTCAGAAACGTGTTCAACCTCCTCAACTCGGGCATCTCGCATATTGATTTGGCCAAGGGGATTCTGTCAGAGGTAAGTAATATATACAGtaagtaatatatatatatacatatgtacatatctatCGAATGTTTGCTTACCGTCTCTGCCGGAGCCTTGAAGTAGAGAAACATCTTGCCTAGCAGCACACACCAACACTTCTTGGGATGACCGTTTTTCACCTTGGTCACCCAGCCTTGCACGGTGGGCTTCTGGTCGTCGCGACTGAGCAGCAGCTTGGTGGCATTCCTCCGCTGCACGTTCTGGAGCACCCGGATCCAATCGTCCATAGTGGCGTGCGAGTCCGCGGTGAGGTAGTAGACCTTTTTGCCCGTGTCTATCTCGAAGGTGGAGGCTCCCTCCGCACGATTGATTCGACAAACCTCATCTAGTTGAATTTGACCCTGTGGCTTTCGCTGCACGTCGTGCTGACTCTTCCAGTAGTTGAGGGAGCCGTTTTTCAAAACGAACCAGCGCTTGCGCCAAGTCTTCAACTTGCCACCTAGCTTCGCCAAGTGACCCATCTACAAAACGGTCAGCGGTCAAACAATATCACATTGAAGATGATCAGCAGTACACTCACCTTCTCCAGCGACTCGATCTTCTTGCTGGGCGAATCCACGTAGGACTGTCGCATAAGCAGCGATGGCATCGAGGCATCCATGCATGTGGACTCTGATACGGCGTCGGGGGGCAAAGCGTAGTCATCCGAGAGGCCTGATTCAAAGGAGAGATCTGAAATTACTGTGCCTCGCATGTGCTGGAGAGGGGAGGGAAGGCTGCCGGGCTGAAGGGCATTGGCGTGATAGCGTGGTAGACTCAACTGTCCACTCGAAGGCGTCACCGTGTAGGCCCCCAGCTGGTGGCCATGATTTTGGTTGGACAGTGtgtggtgttggtgttgcgATGGTTGGAGATGCTGGTTAATGCGGCTGGAGGGCGTGGTGGATGTGCGTGATTGGATGTGGACTGCGGTGTATGGGTTAATGGCGGTCATTTTTTTATTCGGTTGGCAATGGTTGTTTGATGGCAAAAGTGGTTAGAATCGCAAATTGTTAGAACACATAATTagatttttcaattatttcggGATGTCCTCTAAGGAATAGCTAGAAAGCAGGTAAGTTGTAGACTGGTTACGGATACGGGAGATCAAAAGGGGTTGGAAAACTGTATAATACTAAAacttcaaagggttcttgggATTAGGAAGCAAGGAGCTTGGAGGTTACGAGTCAATATATTAGGTATGTGTTAATTAGTGTTGGTGCGTCAAGTTGGTGTTAGTTCAATATTACCGCAACCCAATAAAGGGCAACGTACTAATAGGGCAACACTACGCTGGGGTATCAGCCGAAAGGGTTGGACAGGGGAATAAATAGTAATGGAACATACCACGCGCCTTCGCATTCTTCGGACTCTCTGAACCACTTCGCTTAGCCGGACTCAAACTTGAGGAAGTCTTTAGGCTCTTCGAGGGGCTCGATGCGCTGCCGGAGGTTGAGGTCTCCGTATTATCCGTGCTTGAGGAGTTGTGCGAGTGGTGGGTGAGCATAACCGCATGGTCCTCCCCGTCACTGGAGTCGTCGCTCGAATCGCCCGTAAATGGCATCGAGCGGATTTGCGAGGCTCTACCCTTAACCGTTGCGTAAACGGGCACGGATATATCACAGAAGCCGCCGCTGGCGGTTTGTTGTTGCCTCGACGGTGGCAGCGGAGTTCCCGGCGTGCTACCCAGGGTACCGTGTCCATCCCCGGTTCCGATTCCAGTTCCTGATCCATGACCGTGGCCATGTCGCCGGCCATTGGAGAGATTGGTTCCCATCCCGTCTTGGATATCTGGTTCCTGGCTGGCCGTACTTTCAGCGGTACTTGTTCCTGTTCCAGCTCCCGCCAGTCCATCGTTCGCCACCTGGTATATCTTTGCTTCCCAGCTGGGGAACCGATGCAGGGGTGGTGTCGGAGGCCGTGGGACACCCAGCTCactggtggtggttgtggtaGTACTGGAATTTCCACCACTGGCCATGAGAGCCGGGTTGTTCTTCATCCAGGCGGGAAGCTTTTCGCAGGATGGTGTGTAAATCTCTGCATAATCATGGgcagtatctgtatctgagcTGTCTGGCCTGGTAACTACCCCAGATTCAGTGGGGACTCCTCCCGGTGCTTTGTTGGAGATGCTGGACAAGGGAGCCAGGGTTAACCCATCTACCGCGGCCACCAGATTTCGTTCCAGTTCCTGGGGCTCCATCGAAAGGTTTCTCCTGTGCTGGTGATGGGGATATGAGCTGGTCAACGGCCGGCCGATGATCTCCTGGGGATCTAGGCTTTCGCTTCTCCTCCGATGTTCAGGATTCGACCCGGACCCGGTAAAATCCTGGACGTCTAGGCTTAGGCTGTTCCGCACTGGTCCCACAATGCTATGCCGCTGGGATTGATTGGCTATGTGATTCTTGAGCAACTCCAACTGCTGATTGCACTTGACGTTCTGCTCACGCAGCAGCTGGTTCTGCTCCTCGAGATCGCGAAGCTTGTTGTTCACCCACTCCTTGATCTTGGCAGCCTTGGCTTCGATTTGTCGCGCGTCGTGCAGTCGCAGTTGTCGCTGTTCCTCCACTTGGATCTCCAGAGACGTGATGGTTTTCTCAGTTTCCTGGGTGGGCGGTAAGCCCgatcctgctgctcctgctgttgcACCTCCACTTGCCTGATGGCTGGGAGAACAATGGTTCTTGGCCTGTTGCTCCTGCGGATGACTGGGGATTGGCTGGTGCGGATGCGAGTGTGAGTGCGGATGCTGAGCTTGCTGAGGCGGTGGCTTGGGCCACTCACTCAGCCGCTGCTCCATGGCACGCACCTGAAAACAGGTAAGGGAAAGAAAGCAAAAGGTTACTCGAGTTGCCAACTGCTCACAGAGCAaactttttcaaattaaattaaattcacacCAAGTCACGACAAAGTTCAGGACAGAGTCTAATAGCTACACATATACGCAGCAGCCCAGGGGAttagctgctgctggtggaaAAGACAGATATTCTCCACTAATATTATATACAGCATTTAACCATTAGGACACCTGCAAAGGGTGTTCGATTATCCGGAATTCCACCATTGAGCGGGGCTCTTGTTCTGGCAGGAACTTGTGTAATTAAGAGGCAGATGGTGGAGACCATTTAACACCCGACTGCAGTTTCACAGAAAATAGCAGAGGCAGTGGCACTATTTGTAGAAATGGCCAAGGAATGAGCTCGGCACATGCCATCGCCCCAGGAAATAAGTATTTTTATGGTTACACAACAATTTGCAAGTAATGCAACTGCCACGGAGAACACGAtaaagaagaagaggaagacAGGAAAGAAATAACTTCATTTGGCACGCCAGGAAACCAAACTGACAACTAAACAAAGCCGGAAAGCATATAAGGGTAGAAGGTGGTTGGGTGGAAAGGTTCACAGGGTTAAGAAGTGGGACAAGTGGGATGAGGGATACGGAAAGGAGGATGTGCAGAAGGCGTGCGGGGAGAGGCAATCGAAGCAAAAGGATTTTTCTCGAGGAGAAACAAGGATCCACAATGTATTCCCTTCATTTCAGTGGTGACTCCAAATGCATTTTTAGTTGCCAGTTGAGTTTGTGCATCCCAAATGGGTCAATTGTTTCTTTCAAATGTGATTAGAGTGGAAAGAGGGCTAAGGGTTTATGAGCATGTCACTAGGTAGCCATTTGGTTAAAAGTAAATAGACTGCCAAAAATAGGCTGCATCTAAAAACGGCCGAAGCCCTGCTAGTCCTCCGCCTGAAAGTCTCCCGCACCCTTGCTCAACCCCAACTTTTCTGGTCTATCTATAATGCCAAAGTTTATGCCTGTCATTCCACGTTCCACGGGACGGATTCACAGGAAGGGAGCCGAGCAAGCATCTGGGAGGAGATTACTTATTGGTAATGGGGTACGCCGTGTGCAGCAGCTCGAGCAGAGTACAATAGACAAGAGTTAAGCACATGCAAAGTGCAAATGCTGGAAAAAGTGTATGGCAGTTCGGGTGGCGGAAAAAAATAGCTGAATATAATCC
The DNA window shown above is from Drosophila melanogaster chromosome X and carries:
- the CG43867 gene encoding uncharacterized protein, isoform H — encoded protein: MQWTAASCDQHDQHDPPAVNRNSIEQRTPANNCEVDPMDATGSTKHPHLPKQREADRPVSGSGGGSSSLTLSGAVTTSMEVTVSTTTTTTIIESSSSTNTTLEKNSPSPAGGSCSSGSGSLSPAYLQHHLQHHGSPLHHLQVHHHTAPPSPLAAVRSAQMGSSVANGAGPAAACLAVCCSPGSSHHHLGHVGHLATGHPLPHQLPHQLPHPSLYPLMAAAQLGYAGSSGPSSLVNSPALGRRKRYTSNSSNCSSQFNNNYAGLDVDSLDDMLRKLTELEQRVIEAEERAEEAEDKVRAMEQRLSEWPKPPPQQAQHPHSHSHPHQPIPSHPQEQQAKNHCSPSHQASGGATAGAAGSGLPPTQETEKTITSLEIQVEEQRQLRLHDARQIEAKAAKIKEWVNNKLRDLEEQNQLLREQNVKCNQQLELLKNHIANQSQRHSIVGPVRNSLSLDVQDFTGSGSNPEHRRRSESLDPQEIIGRPLTSSYPHHQHRRNLSMEPQELERNLVAAVDGLTLAPLSSISNKAPGGVPTESGVVTRPDSSDTDTAHDYAEIYTPSCEKLPAWMKNNPALMASGGNSSTTTTTTSELGVPRPPTPPLHRFPSWEAKIYQVANDGLAGAGTGTSTAESTASQEPDIQDGMGTNLSNGRRHGHGHGSGTGIGTGDGHGTLGSTPGTPLPPSRQQQTASGGFCDISVPVYATVKGRASQIRSMPFTGDSSDDSSDGEDHAVMLTHHSHNSSSTDNTETSTSGSASSPSKSLKTSSSLSPAKRSGSESPKNAKARGLSDDYALPPDAVSESTCMDASMPSLLMRQSYVDSPSKKIESLEKMGHLAKLGGKLKTWRKRWFVLKNGSLNYWKSQHDVQRKPQGQIQLDEVCRINRAEGASTFEIDTGKKVYYLTADSHATMDDWIRVLQNVQRRNATKLLLSRDDQKPTVQGWVTKVKNGHPKKCWCVLLGKMFLYFKAPAETNPLGQINMRDARVEEVEHVSDSDSEEREDAAQDQARLTVAIYPAHQGPTYLILSGKPERDNWLYHLTVVSGGGPSAGTQYEQLVQKLMETDGDPNCVLWRHPILLHTKDTITAPLSSMHTETMQPEAIKLFKSIQLFMSVAVNQPGIDYHVVLAQNALQHALDMPELQTEMICILIKQTSRHLGQKLSVGVQAPSATPIIDCKSNPPVYSFVQGWQLLALAVSLFVPRSSRLLWYLKLHLSRNADTKTETGKYAAYCERALERTLKNGGRETKPSRMEVLSILLKNPYHHSLPHAIPVHMMNSTYQVVSFDGSTTIEEFQATLAHELGTRDATNGFCLFSDDPIEKDLEHYLEPLAKLCDVISKWETALREKGSGKFENSRVIQLSYKNRLYWKHTIKCETDKERLLLCYQTNSQIVQGRFPLSRELALELASLMSQIDMGDYSLEKSRDVGVGLKGLDKFYPYRYRDALGAEQLKDVQELLVSKWMLLKGRSTLDCVRIYLTCCRKWPYFGACLFQAKPRQSPESNTASGATPVAWLAVAEDALNVLELSTMAPVARYPYSSVMTFGGCQDDFMLVVSHDDGGGGEQKLLFAMSKPKILEITLLIADYMNALGHTVPGTPQMNSLTRNGSHRSLRTSQRPNLGGGSAVATGFSTNATTTAHNTLNSHATHTLNSNHSHTLSSSHHAGGGSQPGTLSSGHHQHHHIQQHHQPDILKSTPDHQRIK
- the CG43867 gene encoding uncharacterized protein, isoform K, with protein sequence MSDEVPLGRLSHIFDTLTNLQQQQHLRSQEQLHSQQHPHSQLQPEPQQSSAEIRRRSASSSPSPSASASASTSGRATPSLGVASPLNSLQYYSHAHNYFLRPQEVAGSGYLHTFPSHFYHHQVHHLQQHSQPPSLPTQLGAARGSQSLQGSPLLAKRATSFSGQIPLAQGRFTASGTTAASGAIGLPASTPNSPRLLPRRAPRPPPIPAKPNQVKADQQSKDAQARNSTTTTVQATVNPVLAALDAPDAPWPHFSTLTEHLDVHQVNNYGQALPQINWQERCLELQLELHRSKNQAGRIRDMLREKLTELEQRVIEAEERAEEAEDKVRAMEQRLSEWPKPPPQQAQHPHSHSHPHQPIPSHPQEQQAKNHCSPSHQASGGATAGAAGSGLPPTQETEKTITSLEIQVEEQRQLRLHDARQIEAKAAKIKEWVNNKLRDLEEQNQLLREQNVKCNQQLELLKNHIANQSQRHSIVGPVRNSLSLDVQDFTGSGSNPEHRRRSESLDPQEIIGRPLTSSYPHHQHRRNLSMEPQELERNLVAAVDGLTLAPLSSISNKAPGGVPTESGVVTRPDSSDTDTAHDYAEIYTPSCEKLPAWMKNNPALMASGGNSSTTTTTTSELGVPRPPTPPLHRFPSWEAKIYQVANDGLAGAGTGTSTAESTASQEPDIQDGMGTNLSNGRRHGHGHGSGTGIGTGDGHGTLGSTPGTPLPPSRQQQTASGGFCDISVPVYATVKGRASQIRSMPFTGDSSDDSSDGEDHAVMLTHHSHNSSSTDNTETSTSGSASSPSKSLKTSSSLSPAKRSGSESPKNAKARVHIQSRTSTTPSSRINQHLQPSQHQHHTLSNQNHGHQLGAYTVTPSSGQLSLPRYHANALQPGSLPSPLQHMRGTVISDLSFESGLSDDYALPPDAVSESTCMDASMPSLLMRQSYVDSPSKKIESLEKMGHLAKLGGKLKTWRKRWFVLKNGSLNYWKSQHDVQRKPQGQIQLDEVCRINRAEGASTFEIDTGKKVYYLTADSHATMDDWIRVLQNVQRRNATKLLLSRDDQKPTVQGWVTKVKNGHPKKCWCVLLGKMFLYFKAPAETNPLGQINMRDARVEEVEHVSDSDSEEREDAAQDQARLTVAIYPAHQGPTYLILSGKPERDNWLYHLTVVSGGGPSAGTQYEQLVQKLMETDGDPNCVLWRHPILLHTKDTITAPLSSMHTETMQPEAIKLFKSIQLFMSVAVNQPGIDYHVVLAQNALQHALDMPELQTEMICILIKQTSRHLGQKLSVGVQVNKKLGKQTRQLLLCATQSLFTCDTQQAGHAQANGSSPTSIQAPSATPIIDCKSNPPVYSFVQGWQLLALAVSLFVPRSSRLLWYLKLHLSRNADTKTETGKYAAYCERALERTLKNGGRETKPSRMEVLSILLKNPYHHSLPHAIPVHMMNSTYQVVSFDGSTTIEEFQATLAHELGTRDATNGFCLFSDDPIEKDLEHYLEPLAKLCDVISKWETALREKGSGKFENSRVIQLSYKNRLYWKHTIKCETDKERLLLCYQTNSQIVQGRFPLSRELALELASLMSQIDMGDYSLEKSRDVGVGLKGLDKFYPYRYRDALGAEQLKDVQELLVSKWMLLKGRSTLDCVRIYLTCCRKWPYFGACLFQAKPRQSPESNTASGATPVAWLAVAEDALNVLELSTMAPVARYPYSSVMTFGGCQDDFMLVVSHDDGGGGEQKLLFAMSKPKILEITLLIADYMNALGHTVPGTPQMNSLTRNGSHRSLRTSQRPNLGGGSAVATGFSTNATTTAHNTLNSHATHTLNSNHSHTLSSSHHAGGGSQPGTLSSGHHQHHHIQQHHQPDILKSTPDHQRIK
- the CG43867 gene encoding uncharacterized protein, isoform I, producing MEQRLSEWPKPPPQQAQHPHSHSHPHQPIPSHPQEQQAKNHCSPSHQASGGATAGAAGSGLPPTQETEKTITSLEIQVEEQRQLRLHDARQIEAKAAKIKEWVNNKLRDLEEQNQLLREQNVKCNQQLELLKNHIANQSQRHSIVGPVRNSLSLDVQDFTGSGSNPEHRRRSESLDPQEIIGRPLTSSYPHHQHRRNLSMEPQELERNLVAAVDGLTLAPLSSISNKAPGGVPTESGVVTRPDSSDTDTAHDYAEIYTPSCEKLPAWMKNNPALMASGGNSSTTTTTTSELGVPRPPTPPLHRFPSWEAKIYQVANDGLAGAGTGTSTAESTASQEPDIQDGMGTNLSNGRRHGHGHGSGTGIGTGDGHGTLGSTPGTPLPPSRQQQTASGGFCDISVPVYATVKGRASQIRSMPFTGDSSDDSSDGEDHAVMLTHHSHNSSSTDNTETSTSGSASSPSKSLKTSSSLSPAKRSGSESPKNAKARGLSDDYALPPDAVSESTCMDASMPSLLMRQSYVDSPSKKIESLEKMGHLAKLGGKLKTWRKRWFVLKNGSLNYWKSQHDVQRKPQGQIQLDEVCRINRAEGASTFEIDTGKKVYYLTADSHATMDDWIRVLQNVQRRNATKLLLSRDDQKPTVQGWVTKVKNGHPKKCWCVLLGKMFLYFKAPAETNPLGQINMRDARVEEVEHVSDSDSEEREDAAQDQARLTVAIYPAHQGPTYLILSGKPERDNWLYHLTVVSGGGPSAGTQYEQLVQKLMETDGDPNCVLWRHPILLHTKDTITAPLSSMHTETMQPEAIKLFKSIQLFMSVAVNQPGIDYHVVLAQNALQHALDMPELQTEMICILIKQTSRHLGQKLSVGVQQLLLCATQSLFTCDTQQAGHAQANGSSPTSIQAPSATPIIDCKSNPPVYSFVQGWQLLALAVSLFVPRSSRLLWYLKLHLSRNADTKTETGKYAAYCERALERTLKNGGRETKPSRMEVLSILLKNPYHHSLPHAIPVHMMNSTYQVVSFDGSTTIEEFQATLAHELGTRDATNGFCLFSDDPIEKDLEHYLEPLAKLCDVISKWETALREKGSGKFENSRVIQLSYKNRLYWKHTIKCETDKERLLLCYQTNSQIVQGRFPLSRELALELASLMSQIDMGDYSLEKSRDVGVGLKGLDKFYPYRYRDALGAEQLKDVQELLVSKWMLLKGRSTLDCVRIYLTCCRKWPYFGACLFQAKPRQSPESNTASGATPVAWLAVAEDALNVLELSTMAPVARYPYSSVMTFGGCQDDFMLVVSHDDGGGGEQKLLFAMSKPKILEITLLIADYMNALGHTVPGTPQMNSLTRNGSHRSLRTSQRPNLGGGSAVATGFSTNATTTAHNTLNSHATHTLNSNHSHTLSSSHHAGGGSQPGTLSSGHHQHHHIQQHHQPDILKSTPDHQRIK
- the CG43867 gene encoding uncharacterized protein, isoform F gives rise to the protein MEQRLSEWPKPPPQQAQHPHSHSHPHQPIPSHPQEQQAKNHCSPSHQASGGATAGAAGSGLPPTQETEKTITSLEIQVEEQRQLRLHDARQIEAKAAKIKEWVNNKLRDLEEQNQLLREQNVKCNQQLELLKNHIANQSQRHSIVGPVRNSLSLDVQDFTGSGSNPEHRRRSESLDPQEIIGRPLTSSYPHHQHRRNLSMEPQELERNLVAAVDGLTLAPLSSISNKAPGGVPTESGVVTRPDSSDTDTAHDYAEIYTPSCEKLPAWMKNNPALMASGGNSSTTTTTTSELGVPRPPTPPLHRFPSWEAKIYQVANDGLAGAGTGTSTAESTASQEPDIQDGMGTNLSNGRRHGHGHGSGTGIGTGDGHGTLGSTPGTPLPPSRQQQTASGGFCDISVPVYATVKGRASQIRSMPFTGDSSDDSSDGEDHAVMLTHHSHNSSSTDNTETSTSGSASSPSKSLKTSSSLSPAKRSGSESPKNAKARVHIQSRTSTTPSSRINQHLQPSQHQHHTLSNQNHGHQLGAYTVTPSSGQLSLPRYHANALQPGSLPSPLQHMRGTVISDLSFESGLSDDYALPPDAVSESTCMDASMPSLLMRQSYVDSPSKKIESLEKMGHLAKLGGKLKTWRKRWFVLKNGSLNYWKSQHDVQRKPQGQIQLDEVCRINRAEGASTFEIDTGKKVYYLTADSHATMDDWIRVLQNVQRRNATKLLLSRDDQKPTVQGWVTKVKNGHPKKCWCVLLGKMFLYFKAPAETNPLGQINMRDARVEEVEHVSDSDSEEREDAAQDQARLTVAIYPAHQGPTYLILSGKPERDNWLYHLTVVSGGGPSAGTQYEQLVQKLMETDGDPNCVLWRHPILLHTKDTITAPLSSMHTETMQPEAIKLFKSIQLFMSVAVNQPGIDYHVVLAQNALQHALDMPELQTEMICILIKQTSRHLGQKLSVGVQVNKKLGKQTRQLLLCATQSLFTCDTQQAGHAQANGSSPTSIQAPSATPIIDCKSNPPVYSFVQGWQLLALAVSLFVPRSSRLLWYLKLHLSRNADTKTETGKYAAYCERALERTLKNGGRETKPSRMEVLSILLKNPYHHSLPHAIPVHMMNSTYQVVSFDGSTTIEEFQATLAHELGTRDATNGFCLFSDDPIEKDLEHYLEPLAKLCDVISKWETALREKGSGKFENSRVIQLSYKNRLYWKHTIKCETDKERLLLCYQTNSQIVQGRFPLSRELALELASLMSQIDMGDYSLEKSRDVGVGLKGLDKFYPYRYRDALGAEQLKDVQELLVSKWMLLKGRSTLDCVRIYLTCCRKWPYFGACLFQAKPRQSPESNTASGATPVAWLAVAEDALNVLELSTMAPVARYPYSSVMTFGGCQDDFMLVVSHDDGGGGEQKLLFAMSKPKILEITLLIADYMNALGHTVPGTPQMNSLTRNGSHRSLRTSQRPNLGGGSAVATGFSTNATTTAHNTLNSHATHTLNSNHSHTLSSSHHAGGGSQPGTLSSGHHQHHHIQQHHQPDILKSTPDHQRIK